The proteins below come from a single Drosophila kikkawai strain 14028-0561.14 chromosome 3R, DkikHiC1v2, whole genome shotgun sequence genomic window:
- the LOC108077673 gene encoding pre-intermoult gene 1 protein codes for MRATTLLLGLALFTLCLSSYSRAEEDPTTPSDGSTTPTDGSTTPTDGSTTPTDGSTTPTDGSTTPTDGSTTPTDGSTTPTDGSTTPTDGSTSPSSPSTPSTPSTPSDSNSPSTGSDSGSDSSSNSGNSSSGGNNNRRRRRRQQIQRRRRQRQRQRAQRQRNRRNNIRNNNRNNNRSG; via the coding sequence ATGAGAGCCACCACTCTTCTCCTGGGCCTTGCCCTCTTCACCCTGTGCCTCTCCAGCTACAGCCGGGCCGAGGAGGATCCCACCACTCCAAGTGATGGCAGTACTACGCCTACCGATGGCAGCACCACCCCAACGGACGGAAGTACTACTCCCACGGATGGAAGTACTACTCCCACTGATGGCAGCACGACTCCAACGGATGGCAGCACCACCCCAACTGATGGAAGCACCACCCCAACTGATGGAAGCACCACCCCCACTGATGGCAGCACCTCGCCCTCATCCCCTTCGACTCCTTCGACACCTTCGACTCCTTCGGACTCAAACTCTCCTAGCACTGGAAGCGACAGTggcagcgacagcagcagcaacagcggtAATAGCAGCAGCGGCGGTAACAACAACCGTAGGAGGAGGCGCCGCCAGCAGATTCAGCGACGTCGCCGCCAGCGCCAGCGTCAGAGGGCTCAGCGTCAGAGGAACCGCAGGAACAACATCAGGAACAACAACAGGAACAATAACAGGAGCGGTTAA
- the LOC108077674 gene encoding integrator complex subunit 5-like protein encodes MRAATIFSAIFVLTACLLKSTEAVTCTADSTVAGCIDCTDSANTSNAECIAEAAASSTTSTTAATTTTSTTEATTTASTSPSNAKIVRVNNLTYTAQRRIRVGSSTTSSTSRRGTASRRSGNTNRNRRNVNRRNGNNARRGNVKGRNGNGRVRVVVG; translated from the coding sequence ATGAGAGCAGCCACCATCTTCTCCGCAATCTTCGTCCTGACCGCCTGCCTCCTGAAGAGCACCGAGGCTGTAACCTGCACCGCTGATTCCACCGTCGCAGGATGCATCGACTGCACCGATTCCGCCAACACTTCGAATGCGGAATGTATTgcagaggcagcagcgtcCTCCACCACATCAACAACTGCGGCTACCACAACCACGTCCACCACGGAAGCCACTACCACAGCATCCACGAGTCCTAGCAATGCGAAGATCGTCCGCGTCAACAATCTGACGTACACGGCCCAGAGGCGCATCCGTGTCGGGAGCAGCACCACAAGCTCCACATCCCGCCGCGGAACCGCCAGCAGGCGCTCCGGCAACACGAATCGCAACCGAAGGAACGTTAACCGTAGGAACGGCAACAACGCCAGACGTGGCAATGTCAAAGGACGCAATGGCAACGGCAGGGTTCGCGTCGTTGTTGGCTAG
- the LOC108077672 gene encoding nucleoprotein TPR, producing the protein MASPSCLLIFLGFISLAEVAFSICVPPNHCIEDMDDIDAQDRFNYVVSKYEEVDIKIAGKPAGLHGKVVTHGLKVERHLVFHYVDNTLHDVIQTCTFVVSNAPEQCEGISTFCNSFVSRPPRPLLELPSLIVCEDEVRLAGEDSESKTEDPDEEEEEGDPNAGSPPEADPTKAVVEGNGTTAKFRMFN; encoded by the exons ATGGCTTCACCCAGCTGCCTGCTGATTTTTCTCGGATTTATTTCATTAGCTGAAGTTGCA TTTTCAATATGTGTTCCACCGAATCACTGCATTGAAGAT ATGGACGACATCGATGCACAGGATCGATTCAACTATGTCGTGTCCAAATATGAGGAGGTGGATATCAAAATTGCTGGAAAGCCGGCTGG TTTGCACGGCAAGGTGGTTACACATGGCTTGAAAGTGGAGCGGCACTTGGTATTCCATTACGTGGACAACACGCTGCATGACGTCATCCAGACCTGTACGTTTGTGGTGTCCAACGCACCCGAACAGTGTGAGGGCATTAGCACCTTTTGTAACAGTTTCGTGAGCCGCCCGCCACGTCCATTGCTAGAGCTTCCATCCCTTATCGTCTGCGAGGATGAAGTCCGGTTAGCGGGGGAAGACTCAGAGTCGAAAACGGAGGACCcagatgaggaggaggaggaaggagACCCCAATGCTGGATCGCCACCTGAGGCTGATCCCACGAAGGCGGTCGTTGAAGGAAATGGTACCACTGCTAAATTTAGGATGTTTAACTAA
- the LOC108077675 gene encoding spore coat protein SP96: MRAATIFSVIFVLAACLLRSSDAVTCTADASVANCIDCTDSANTSNAECVAEAEAAATTTTVAPTTTVAATEATTTATATTVASTATGGNRKRVRVTNMRFAVTRRIRIFRNRSTTARTTSTRNRNTVRRVNVRNRRGNGNVRVIVG, encoded by the coding sequence ATGAGAGCAGCCACCATCTTCTCCGTGATCTTCGTCCTGGCAGCTTGCCTGCTGAGGAGTAGCGATGCGGTTACCTGCACCGCTGATGCCAGCGTTGCCAACTGCATCGACTGCACCGATTCCGCCAACACTTCGAATGCGGAATGTgtggcagaggcagaggcagcggcCACCACCACAACGGTGGCTCCTACAACAACAGTGGCCGCAACGGAGGCGACTACTACGGCTACGGCCACCACAGTTGCGAGCACCGCCACCGGGGGCAATCGTAAAAGGGTCCGAGTGACCAACATGCGATTTGCAGTCACACGCCGCATTCGCATCTTTCGCAACAGGAGCACCACGGCGCGTACCACCAGCACAAGGAACCGGAACACCGTGAGGAGGGTCAACGTGAGGAACCGCAGGGGCAATGGCAATGTTCGCGTCATAGTGGGCTAG
- the Jig gene encoding uncharacterized protein Jig — protein MKVISILSGLLLVAACLLRSSEAVSCTPDPSVAGCIDCTDSANASEPDCIAEQTTTTVAPTTAPTDSSTASSADGSSTAANAAAATPATPSDSATPSSSSGSSSNANSAAARRRAARRRAAARRKRAAAARRRAARRRAARRRQNRSG, from the coding sequence ATGAAAGTCATAAGCATTTTGAGCGGACTCCTCCTTGTGGCAGCCTGCCTTTTGAGGAGCAGCGAGGCGGTGTCCTGCACCCCTGATCCTAGCGTCGCAGGATGCATCGACTGCACCGATTCCGCCAACGCTTCGGAACCGGATTGCATTGCTGAGCAGACAACCACTACCGTAGCGCCTACCACTGCACCCACAGACTCCTCGACAGCAAGTTCAGCCGATGGATCCAGCACGGCAGCCAACGCCGCTGCCGCCACTCCGGCTACCCCATCCGATTCCGCCACACCCTCGAGCTCAAGtggaagcagcagcaatgcaaacaGCGCTGCGGCCAGAAGGCGGGCTGCCAGGAGAAGGGCGGCCGCCAGAAGGAAACGCGCAGCCGCCGCACGGAGGAGGGCCGCCAGAAGGAGGGCTGCCCGTAGGCGCCAGAACCGTTCCGGTTAG